The DNA window taaacaaaatataacataaatagatTTCAGCTAAATCAAAAAGAGCAACTCAtacctcaaaagaatcaaaatcCTGAGTGCCAGTAGTTGAGAGGGTATTGATTGAAGTCTTCTTATTCAATGCCTAGTAATGAAATATAAAACGCATCAAAACAAAATGTATCATGAACATATATACTTAATCAAAACACAACAAACCCACACCTCAAAACAAGGATCACCAAACAATAATTTCAGCTCTTGGCAGCTGAAATTAAGTGCTTTTCTCACTCTAAGTCTGGTGACTTCAGGCGAAGTGATTTCAGACTCCATAGTCTCAGCCGGTTCTTCTACATAAAAAGGAAGAAATTAATAACCAAGTTATTCTATGCACATAAACACAAATATAAGATTTATTACACCCTCATTTACATCAAATATTGTTAATTACTTCTCTATTTGCTTGTATTATGGTCATCTCAATAGACTTTGAACATTTTGTAAAACACGAATGAACACACATTCACAATAACATGGCCCCAAAAAATGGAGTTCAGAATACAATTTCAAAGCTTAACAacaaaatagtaataaaataaGAATCAATGGACATTCCCAATAACATGGCTCTCAAAAATGGATTTCAAAGCATAACAAAAACAATActaatgaaacaaatttaatgcACATTCCCAATACATAGCCTTAAAAAATGGATTTCAAAGCATAACAACAACAAAATACTAATAAAACAAGAATCAAAACATATTCACAGTAACATGGCCCTAAGAAATGCTTCTTAAATCAGTGGCCCAATCAATCCCGACATACATAATGAGCTGCTTTGCATTGCCGGTCTCCTTCTGTAATGACTTACAAAGCTCCATCTCTAGATTTTGGTGGAATGGGTCAAATGAAAAATGGAAAATTCTGTGGGTTAGTTAGGATACTATCTGTAAGTCAAAAAAGTGTGGAGGTCTTGGCTTCAGAAATCTTCGGGCGTTTAACATGGCGATGCTTGCTAAACAAGCATGGCGACTGTTCCAGGATCCGCATTCGCTGTGTAGCAAAGTTTTCCAAGCTAAATACTATCCCTCGATGAGTTTCCTTTCAGTCAGTACCCACCGCAAGTCTAGTTTCGTTTGGCAAAGTATTCTTGAAGGAAAAAAGGTTCTATCTGCTGGTTTGGCTTGGGGCATGGCAGGTCTGTTATGGCAAAAACAGATAAATGGATTTCAACTTCGCACTATATGAAACCAATTGGCACTTTAAACCTCCCGGAAAACTACCCGGTTAGTTTCTTCATTGATGAAGATAATGGTTGTTGGGATACAGGCAGAATTAATCAGGTCTTCTCTGAACAAGATGCAGGCAATATTCTGCAAATTCCAATCAGTCGTAGGCTGCCTCCAGATAAACTTTTCTGGTCTCAAAATAAGAATGGCATCTTTTCGGTTAAATCGGGGTACTATACGGCTATCAATTTGCTTCTAAAAGATAGAGCTGGCCCATCAGAGGAGATGTCTAGGACTGAGATGTGGGGAAAAATCTGGCAGTGCCCAATGCCTCCGAAGGTTAAGCACTTTCTGTGGCGGATTTGCCATAATTCTCTGGCTTGTAATGTGAATCTGACTAAGAGAAAAGTGGTGGTCTCGCCCTTATGCCCGAGAGGCTGCATGAAAGAAGAAACACTGCTCCATTGTTTGAAGGACTGTGATGAAGTTAGGGGTCTTTGGTTGTCTTCTCCATTGAACCTGAGAGTGGATAGATTTGAGTGTTCAACTATGCAGGAATGGTTGGCTCTTATGTTTAGTACGCTGAAACGAGAGGAGCTGCAGTTTTTTTATCATGTCTTCGTGGATGATATGGAATGATCGGAACAATGTCGTTTTAACAATGATCGGTTGCCTCCTCCTTTTCTTTTCAGGTGCATCCCCTCTATGCTAAAGGCCACCTGCAGCCAGCCAGGAATTCAACAGGCCAGGGGAACTATCTCAGATCAGACTTGGGTTCCTCCTCCCATTTCAGTTCTGAAAATTAATACAGATGCTGCAATCTCTACGGAGAAGAAGATGGCAGTTCTTAGTGCTGTTTGCAGAGACTCTTCGGGTTCAGTCCTCTGTTGTGGTGTCTCGATTCTGAATGGTATTCAAAGCGCTGAAGTGGCTGAAGCGAGAGCTGTAGCTTTCGGCATGGAAATGATGGTATCTCTCCCATTTGAGAAGGTTATTTGTGAGCTTGATGCTCTGACAGTAGCCAACAGACTCCAACAGCAAAGTGTAGCTGCTGATTATACACAAATTATCATTGAGGATTGTTTTGCGATTAAAGGTAATCAAGATGTGCGTTTTCAATATGCTCGCAGATCTTGTAATCTTGTTGCCCATGGGGTATTTTTTTTCGGTAGGAGTTGCTCATTTAACGGAAACGTTCCCTTTCCGGTAAACGAAATTGTAACCTTTGAAAGTCATTAATAGAATGCAATtctttctctcaaaaaaaaaaacaaaataagaatCAATGCACATTCCCAATAACATGGCCCTAAAAAGTGGATTTCAAAGCATAACAAAAACAATActaatgaaacaaatttaatgcACATTCCCAATACATAAccttaaaaaatgaatttctaAGCATAACAACAACAAAATACTAATAAAACAAGAATCAAAACACATCCACAGTAACATGGTACTAAGAAATGGATTTTATAATACAATTTCAAAGCATagcaaaaataatatattaaaagaaaCTACCTGTTGCAGAAAGGTCCGTCGTCTCAAGAAAAGGAAGCCCTAATGCACTCCTTAAACAAACATCTGCATTAGCAATCTGCATAGATGCTAACTCAAGAAAAGGAGTGCCCAGTAGACCAAATGCGTCGGTCAGATAGGCTTCAACCAGCCTCAAAGACTCTGTCTCCCCACTCAGTGCATTTGAATCATAAACCGACTCTATTTCCTGTATCAGTTCACCGGTGAGCAACTCACTCTTTAGTTGACCTAATTTATCAACTCTTTCTTTCCACATTTTCTTCACCGCTTCATTGCTATTACCCCCAAGCCACTTCACAGTACAAACGGCAGCTATGGCTCGATAAGCCGATTTCATTGAATCTCTAATTTGGACAGACTTTTCATTGTGCAATTCTTCAATCATGTGCAGTAAATCGAGAATTTCCTCGGACACTGACCCATCTGCAATTTCATCTTCAATAAATCGGAGAAAAAGAGTCTCCCTACTACGATAACTGCACTTTGAAATAGGAACTCTTAggttttttacaattttattcagCAAACGCCTGGACATCTTTTGGCGTGCACAGAATTCAATAATCCACGATGTAATATCAGGATCCTGATCCGGATCCATTTTCTCTCGATTCAAAAATTGGAATTCTGCTTCTGTTTGCTGCTTCTTTCTACCGCTACTTAAcctaatttttaacaaaaatggaAAAGTTCATGCTAAACGCTGTCGTTCCATTTAGGAAAATAATATGATGCGTTGGAATTAACATGAAAAATAGTAGTAGTtggaataattgttttttatctACTTCTAATTGCTGTATATTCTTAATCTAGTCATTTAGATATTTTGAAAGCTATTaattatacaatttaaaaacacCAATTAATTTCTTGAGGttaagaataaattttaaaaaaataaatctaccatttctttctttattaattaaataatcattaataaaataaaatagaaattgttGAAACTAATGaagaataaaattgataaaaaatcaaaatcagttAAAATAATCATGTGAGGTATCATTTTCAGGCTATGCATCTTTTGATAATTAGTACAACTTGATTAAAGATTAAGCAAATTAACAATATTCATTTCAGGCTATGCATTCAAACTTAAATAAGATTAAGAATATTGTTGTTATGGACatccattgtttttttttttttttgatataacgAAAGAGGCACAAGCCTAAACAACTTTAAGCAATAATACTTCTGCTATATGTAACTCGCATGTCATGCAAAATCCACGGCACAAGACTGCTCCGAGTGGACTCATGAACTGAAATACCAATCACATCACTATTGCCTACGGAAGCAAGGTGGTCTGCAACAAAGTTTGCCTCTCTAAACACGGAACCTGAACATCCCATTCTCTACGAATAAGAGATCGAATAGCGAACAGAAGGTTCGTATACTGAGCTGCAATCTCTGAGCTGTTGATCTTGTCCACCACCGTTTTGTTGTCAACCTCAAGGGTCACTCTACGGTATCCCATATTCCACGCCAAGAGAAGACCCTGGTACGCTCTTTTGAATTCAGCTCTTAAAACAGAATCAACACCGACGGTCATAGCGAAGCTAGCTACCAACCCAGCTTCCTAAATCATTCCTGATCAAGCCTCCAGCCTTAGCAATACCCGCTCCATCGGTGTTCACTTGTTTCCATTGTTTTATTCTTTGCAACATCCATTGTTTTATTCATTGCAAGTATATTGTCCCAAAAATAACTGTTAAATGCTGTAATACTATCCTCCGTTCCAataaaatgaaaacatttttgCTCACTAAACAAAATCTAGATTCTCAGCACATATACTCATTTGAGAATTGAGATAGTGGAAGATCATATGAGTTTCAAAATCTAGATTATCTTCCACTATCTCAAATCAAGCGTTATATGCATATCACATCCACCTCTCCGGTTGCCTTCTTCAGATCCCAACTCTACTAGTCTGCTCATCAAACTCTCTTAAATTTCTAGCCTATCCCGCTGCCTTGTCTTGCAGGTTACACCAATTTTTGAACAATCAGACTCGAAAGCTTTCTCCCTCTTCTTTTTCCATTTGATCATCTCCAAACATTCAATCAAACTACTCATTTGAGCATTGCTTAGCAGCCTATATTTTGATTCAAGTATGCTCAGCGTCACATCATTTAATGCTGATCTTGAACTTTCAATGATACTAATTCACTCTCATGCCCTTCATTTCTCAATCTTAAACCATTACGGAACCATCTTCTAACCCTCTCGGGCCACAACCTGTCAGACAAATGCAAACACTATTTAGCATATACATTTCCCAAATCCATTACCATAGAAGAACATCATTTTTTTCCTCTTCTTTTCTCCCTCTTATATGGTGTATGAATAAGTACGGGATGCAAGCATGACATGAACAAGAGTAAACACTATTTAGCATAGACATATCCCAAATCCATTACCATAAAAGAACAACATTTTTTTTCCTCTTCTTTTCTCCCTTTTATATGGTGTATGAATAAGTAGGGGATGCAAACATCACATGTAGTTTGACATATCCTACGCTTCTTCATGTCATGCTTGCATGAAAAATATTGATCTTTTTTTTGGGTGTTTAGCCCAGGCACCACATGATTTGACCTACaaataatagaaattaaaatttaaaagaaaagaaaagaaaagaaaaactaaaacCACTGGCATCATAACGTGGCGCTTAAAACTCTCCTACATAATCAAAAAGTActataagaataaataatagCTCCAATTAAAATGCAACATATTTTTTGCACTGTCTACATAAGTAGTTagtgtaaaattataaaattcgaGCTAAGGCTCTCAATAAGAAGATCAGATGATCAAGTTATACTACAATCACTGTTTCCATGCACAAAACTAAGCAGATGTTTGCAAGGTCCCTGCTAATGACTTCAAATAATCAAGTGCattaagaaagaaagaagatcaGGTTTCTGTGACTTACAGATCTAATCTTTCATGTATCATCCGCCATACATACATGTTAAAACCATATGTTATGGATTTGAAAAGACCCTGAAGCATTAAAAAAGCTAATTAGAATACATTCCCTTAATTATAAGTAATAAATCAGTCTGTCATGGGAGACATCAGGCATGCAAACTAATAAATGCCTTCCATTTGCTTAAGCTTCTAACTTCATAAATATCAGGATAATAACATCCATGATCATATTTTCATATAAACTAAGACAATAATCTTTTCCCCCTAGATTAATACTCCAATGGCACCAAACTGATcatattttctgattttttttgtacctAATGCCACAAAAGGAAAAATGACAAATACCACATATCATTTTATGGTTAAAAAGCACGGCAACATTTTCATTGCAGGGGATACACCTTTTTCATGGAAGTAATTTATTAGGATATGTTTCATCTGCCGCATGCTGAAACAAATGCATCATAATGCTTATTTCCACTatggtaaaaaaattgaagaattttttttgggTACCTAGTATTACTAGTCAAGTAAAGAAATCCAACGATGCAGTCAAGTTGTCAACCAATGTAACCACAATAACTGCAGGACATGCTAGggaaaattttagaaataaaaggGCAATTAAGGTTTTAGGAAGTACCATGAGAGAAGCTGTTCCAACATCAAGAACTGTGAGCCAAAGGATTTGATGGCCAGGCGCAATGACATCATGAATGCAGTTGATTGAGCCAAAATCTCATGATCCTATTAGGATGAGTAGATAGTATCCCCATTGATTCAAACCCTATACAAGTAAAGAAATCaatgcaataaaaaaatagtaataaccTTTTTTACCTTCACCAATCAGTTAAAATACATAAGAACTGCAAAATGCAGTAGAAAGATGTAACAGTTGTAAATATGAAATCctgaaatagaaaataatatttcgACAATAGCATAGGAAGCCAAAATAGACAAATAGAATAGGAGGCCAGAGTCTTTCAAAACGCTTGATGGTCTACTGATATATTGACCCTAATGAGgattaaagaaaaggaaatcGAGCACATGAGACAACAAGAATGGTGCAAAAATCACGTGAATGATCGCCATATAATGAATTACAGTTTAAAGGATGTCCATCGGTGCTATTCCAGATACCCCTTTTCATAAATGTAAAGATAAATAATCCATTAAACCTTTGCAAAGAACGTATCTTCATGTCTGGCCTTGCATCCAACATGCACTCAATCTAACAGCAAAAACAGATGAAGTGATTGAAGTTCAATACATACATGAGTTGCATTACTTAGCATGCGTATGACTTGAAAGTATGTAAACCCGTTGTAAAGTATTGCACCTCAGAGTGGAgggtaaaatgttaggattgggattccctcaagttcattttcaacttgagggggtcatgttcagaTGTAGATAAAAaagatacaattttaattaaattaatctacgccgttcattttataatgaacggtgtagatttaaatgaccccctcaagttgaaaatgaacttgagggaatcccaatccaaaaTGTTATGAAGTGAATGGCCTGCATAAGTAGATAGAAGTACATAAGGATGGCCATTACATCAGagactaaaattataaaacaaatgctGCTCCTATGTAAATTCGGTCACTGGTGAGACTATGAGCATATTACATGTGATATAGAATTCAAGCATTGCCAccaatatttatcaaaatctaataattttttctcTCCATTTCAGGAAAAAAACACTCCATACGCAAAATTAAGGGCATTGCACTATATTCTACGCTTTAGAAAAGAATGAATATTGCAGCTTAACTATTTCCTAAAACAGGTGTACAAAAACAATTCCAACTAGAGCATAGAAAATGTGCCTCACTATCAGTGGGGAAACTAGATGGAACTTGCCTTTCTTGTTCTCCCTGTTGACCTAAATGTCCATGCGCATTGCCCAATGGAGCGTATTACAGTCACAAGCAATGAGGTTCCTGCAGGAAGTAGCCAAAATTTAAGTTCCAGTTCCATAATTTGGAAGTAAATATGAACATGTAAGGCAGCTACAGAGAAAGACTTGAGGAGGtaacaagaaaaatataaataagtggTCCCCGTCCCCTTATGGAGCTATAAGTTGATATAGTGGGCATGGCGTAGAATTTAAGGAGCTATTACCAACAGTAGGAATAGGATAATAGTAGTAGTCCAGAGAAAAGAAGCAACACAGAAGAAATGGGTGGAGTAGCCCCGAGCAATACACAAGAATCCTTTGGAAGGGTCCCTGCAAGATGACAATGCTGAAGAAACTGCAAAGCATTCCCTGCACAAACAAAAACGGTGGGTGAAATGAAAGATAGCTTTAAGAAGGTGCAAGTAGCTGCAATTATCAAAGTTGGTTAATTGGGGTTAGTGACTAGTCAAAAGGAAAGGATGGAGTAATAAGAATATTCAGAGAGAGGTTGAAGGGGAACTTGCGGAGCTTTTTGAAGAGAAGATAACACACAACAATCAAGCTCGATCCCAAAAACGATACACCACCGTTCACTGACCTCCGTATGCTATATATACAAACGCCGGAACTGTGCAAAACTAATTTTTCAGTCttaagaggaaaaaaaaattatatcaaaaagaGGAGCAACCAGACGATGTCGGTTTGGCCGACTGCTTCCCCGCGCGAGTTCGAATCTCACAGGCGTCGCTATTCCGAAATGTTTCTTTTCTGTCTATTGCATAATTTTGTTTCCATCCAAGTACATTCTGCCTCTAAAATTTGACAcaaaatcaactaaatgtcaaaTTTGTAGTTTTTGACAAAACACCATTAAAACAAGTGTTATGAACGAAAACAACCTTAAAATGAGCATTTTGACTCTTTTTACccctttaattttaaattgtttaataattttatgtcATCCCAGctataatctatatctatatttttttttatctaaaattgtAGTCAAGAAATCAGGAATCGCACCCGAACATCTCAACTAGGTTGACACTCTCTTAGCAAATACATCATTTTCCTTGCTACCTATATtaaatagaagaagaaaaaaaaccaaatccgggtacaaaagaagaaaacaaactAATTAAAACACCAACTTCTTCAAAGAAGCTACTAACTAAATGAAACTAAATCAATGATTAAAGCTAAATTAGGACGGCGCATATGAGAAAAGCACCAGGAATCAACTGAGTAAAGAACGTGAATTTGCATGAACTAGCAAATATCCATGCAATTTCCATAATAATGTAGGGGACCCGCCTATTAAGGAAGAACAACGCCACCAAAAGCAATAAACATCACTAGAAGCAGCAATATGCACCACCAGCTGCACAACATCATGAACAGAAATCACCAAAGTCAGCAGATCAGTATAGAACAACT is part of the Mercurialis annua linkage group LG3, ddMerAnnu1.2, whole genome shotgun sequence genome and encodes:
- the LOC126673714 gene encoding uncharacterized protein LOC126673714 is translated as MTVGVDSVLRAEFKRAYQGLLLAWNMGYRRVTLEVDNKTVVDKINSSEIAAQYTNLLFAIRSLIRREWDVQVPCLERQTLLQTTLLPLSSGRKKQQTEAEFQFLNREKMDPDQDPDITSWIIEFCARQKMSRRLLNKIVKNLRVPISKCSYRSRETLFLRFIEDEIADGSVSEEILDLLHMIEELHNEKSVQIRDSMKSAYRAIAAVCTVKWLGGNSNEAVKKMWKERVDKLGQLKSELLTGELIQEIESVYDSNALSGETESLRLVEAYLTDAFGLLGTPFLELASMQIANADVCLRSALGLPFLETTDLSATEEPAETMESEITSPEVTRLRVRKALNFSCQELKLLFGDPCFEALNKKTSINTLSTTGTQDFDSFECDNSVDDPTTQVHFDSLSIDEAPVSSCSNSRPTELLKKRRPVKRWTLEEEDALRGGVEEFGKGNWKLILRFKQDIFGNRTEVDLKDKWRNMTR